In Paramisgurnus dabryanus chromosome 7, PD_genome_1.1, whole genome shotgun sequence, the following are encoded in one genomic region:
- the LOC135769854 gene encoding odorant receptor 131-2-like has product MNLTSDLVDGYEEAFVKNIVIVFLGLIINSINAMFVVTFFANPIFSRDSRYILYINLVMNDMIMIFVSVTLYVMSYTSRFVNFAFCCTLLTLVSITFMISPLNLAGMAIERFIAICKPLHHHRICTPQRTYIFICCLWCVGAIPSLTDIIILFSTQTAFSFKPPVFCYSPIVFPTKLHQDRTTYSQVIYMSLVWFIVIYTYCRVLFTAKKATSQGSANKARNTIMLHGVQLLLCMLSYLTPVFNYVIVFYLPAYTTTLTFLIYLLTNIIPRLLSPLIYGARDQKFAKKIRECFTCKVFILKIVPS; this is encoded by the coding sequence ATGAACTTAACATCTGATCTAGTGGATGGTTATGAGGAAgcttttgttaaaaatattgTTATAGTTTTTCTTGGACTTATCATTAATTCTATTAACGCAATGTTTGTGGTCACTTTCTTTGCCAATCCAATATTTTCAAGAGACTCcagatatattttatacattaacCTTGTAATGAATGACATGATTATGATCTTTGTGTCAGTAACGCTCTATGTGATGAGCTACACTTCACGATTTGTTAATTTCGCATTTTGTTGCACATTGTTGACTCTTGTTTCAATTACCTTTATGATAAGTCCATTGAATCTGGCTGGCATGGCCATTGAGCGTTTCATTGCAATCTGTAAACCTTTGCATCACCATCGGATTTGCACACCACAAAGGACCTACatctttatttgttgtttatggtGTGTAGGAGCCATACCTTCACTGACAGatatcattattttattttcaacacagACTGCATTTTCCTTCAAACCTCCTGTTTTTTGTTACTCACCAATTGTGTTTCCTACCAAACTCCACCAGGATCGTACGACTTATTCACAAGTCATTTATATGTCATTAGTGTGGTTCATTGTGATTTATACTTACTGCAGAGTTTTGTTCACAGCAAAAAAGGCAACTTCACAAGGATCAGCAAATAAGGCTCGAAACACAATAATGTTGCACGGTGTGCAATTACTTCTTTGTATGCTGTCTTATCTTACACcagtttttaattatgttatCGTATTTTATTTACCTGCATATACAACtactttaacttttttaatttatCTGCTCACAAATATTATTCCAAGATTACTGAGTCCTTTGATTTATGGTGCTCGTGATCAGAAGTTTGCGAAGAAAATAAGGGAATGCTTTACATGTAAAGTCTTTATTTTAAAGATTGTGCCATCATGA
- the LOC135769855 gene encoding odorant receptor 131-2-like, whose product MNLTSNYVDGYEEALVKNIVIVFLGIIINSINAMFVVTFFANPIFSRDSRYILYINLVMNDMIMIFVSVALFVMSYTLQLVNFPLCCTLLTLVSTTFMITPLNLAGMAIERFIAICKPLHHHRICTPQRTYIFISFLWCVGAIPSLTDIIILFSTQTASFFRYPVYCYPIVVFPTKLHKDHLTYSQVIYMSLVWFILIYTYCRVLFTAKKATSRGAANKARDTILLHGVQLLLCMLSYISPVLDYVIISNFPAYTTTLLFLVYLLTNIIPGLLSPLIYGARDQKFAKKIRERFTCKVFILKIVPS is encoded by the coding sequence ATGAACTTAACGTCTAATTATGTGGATGGTTATGAGGAAGCTTTAGTTAAAAACATTGTTATAGTTTTTCTTGGAATTATCATTAATTCTATTAACGCAATGTTTGTGGTCACTTTCTTTGCCAATCCAATATTTTCAAGAGACTCcagatatattttatacattaacCTTGTAATGAATGACATGATTATGATCTTTGTGTCAGTAGCGCTCTTTGTGATGAGCTACACTTTACAACTTGTTAATTTCCCATTGTGTTGCACATTGTTGACTCTTGTTTCAACAACCTTTATGATAACTCCATTGAATCTGGCTGGCATGGCCATTGAGCGTTTCATTGCTATCTGTAAACCACTGCATCACCATCGGATTTGCACACCACAAAGGACCTACATCTTTATTAGTTTTTTATGGTGTGTAGGAGCCATACCTTCACTGACAGatatcattattttattttcaacacagACTGCATCTTTCTTCAGGTATCCTGTATATTGCTACCCAATAGTTGTGTTTCCTACCAAACTCCACAAGGATCATTTGACTTATTCACAAGTCATTTATATGTCATTAGTGTGGTTCATTTTGATTTATACTTACTGCAGAGTTTTGTTCACAGCAAAAAAGGCAACTTCACGAGGAGCAGCAAATAAGGCTCGAGACACAATACTGCTGCACGGTGTGCAATTACTTCTTTGTATGCTGTCTTATATTTCACCAGTTTTGGATTATGTTATCATATCTAATTTTCCTGCATATACAACTACTTTACTTTTCTTAGTTTATCTGCTCACAAATATTATTCCAGGATTACTGAGTCCTTTGATTTATGGTGCTCGTGATCAGAAGTTTGCGAAGAAAATAAGGGAACGCTTTACATGTAAAGTCTTTATTTTAAAGATTGTGCCATCATGA
- the LOC135769900 gene encoding odorant receptor 131-2-like, with product MNSTSDLVDGYEEALVKNIVIVFLGLIINSINAMLVVTFFANPIFSRDSRYILYIHLVMNDMIMIFVSVALYVMSYTLRFVNFAFCCTLLTLVTTTFMISPLNLAGMAIERFIAICKPLHHPQICTPQRTYIFICFLWCVGAIPSLTDIIILFLTQTAFSFKPPAFCYPPIVFPTKLHQDRTTYSQVIYMSLVWLILIYTYCRVLFTAKKATSQGAANKGRNTILLHGVQLLLCMLSYLSPVLDYVLYIFFPIHRSKISFFNYLLTNIIPRLLSPLIYGVRDQRFAKELKKHFSCKQLFARTVPL from the coding sequence ATGAATTCAACATCTGATCTTGTGGACGGTTATGAGGAAGCTTTAGTTAAAAACATTGTTATAGTTTTTCTTGGACTTATCATTAATTCTATTAACGCAATGCTTGTGGTCACTTTCTTTGCCAATCCAATATTTTCAAGAGACTCcagatatattttatacattcaCCTTGTAATGAATGACATGATTATGATCTTTGTGTCAGTAGCGCTCTATGTGATGAGCTACACTTTACGATTTGTTAATTTCGCATTTTGTTGCACATTGTTGACTCTTGTTACAACTACCTTTATGATAAGTCCATTGAATCTGGCCGGCATGGCCATTGAGCGTTTCATTGCAATCTGTAAACCTCTGCACCACCCTCAGATTTGCACACCACAAAGGACCTAcatctttatttgttttttatggtGTGTAGGAGCCATACCTTCACTGACAGatatcattattttatttttaacacagaCTGCATTTTCCTTCAAACCTCCTGCTTTTTGCTACCCACCAATTGTGTTTCCTACCAAACTCCACCAGGATCGTACGACTTATTCACAAGTCATTTATATGTCATTAGtgtggttaattttgatttataCTTACTGCAGAGTTTTGTTCACAGCAAAAAAGGCAACTTCACAAGGAGCAGCAAATAAGGGCCGAAACACAATACTGTTGCATGGTGTGCAATTACTTCTTTGTATGTTGTCTTATCTTTCACCAGTTTTGGATTATgttctttatattttttttccaaTACACAGAAGTAAGATCAGTTTCTTTAATTATCTGCTTACAAATATTATTCCACGATTACTGAGTCCTTTGATATATGGTGTCCGAGATCAGAGGTTTGCAAAAgaattaaagaaacatttttcttGTAAACAGTTATTTGCAAGAACTGTGCCCCTATAA
- the LOC135770183 gene encoding odorant receptor 131-2-like: MNSTSDLVDSYEEALVKNIVTVFLGLIINSINTVLVVTFFSNPIFSRDSRYILYIHLVMNDMIMIFLSVMLHVMSHTLHFVNFPFCCTLLTLAATTFMISPLNLAGMAIERFIAICKPLHHPQICIPQRTYIFICFLWCIGAIPSLADIIILFLTQTASSFKPPAFCYTPIVFPTQLHQDRTTYSQVIYMSLVWFILIYTYCRVLFTAKKATSQGAANKGRNTILLHGVQLLLCMLSYLSPVLNYILYIFFPIHRSKISFFNYLLTNIIPRLLSPLIYGVRDQRFAKELKKHFACKHLFLRTVPL; encoded by the coding sequence ATGAACTCAACGTCTGATCTAGTAGATAGTTATGAGGAAGCTTTAGTTAAAAACATTGTTACAGTTTTTCTTGGACTTATCATTAATTCTATTAACACAGTGCTTGTTGTCACTTTCTTTTCCAATCCAATATTTTCAAGAGACTCcagatatattttatacattcaCCTTGTAATGAATGACatgattatgatttttttgtcaGTAATGCTCCATGTGATGAGCCACACTTTACACTTTGTTAATTTCCCATTTTGTTGCACATTGTTGACTCTTGCTGCAACTACCTTTATGATAAGTCCATTGAACCTGGCCGGCATGGCCATTGAGCGTTTCATTGCTATCTGTAAACCTCTGCACCACCCTCAGATTTGCATACCACAAAGGACCTAcatctttatttgttttttatggtGTATAGGAGCCATACCTTCACTGGCAGatatcattattttatttttaacacagaCTGCATCTTCCTTTAAACCTCCTGCTTTTTGCTACACACCAATTGTGTTTCCTACCCAACTCCACCAGGATCGTACGACTTATTCACAGGTCATTTATATGTCATTAGTGTGGTTCATTTTGATTTATACTTACTGCAGAGTTTTGTTCACAGCAAAAAAGGCAACTTCACAAGGAGCAGCAAATAAGGGCCGAAACACAATACTGTTGCACGGTGTGCAATTACTTCTTTGTATGTTGTCTTATCTTTCACCAGTTTTGAATTATATTCTGTATATTTTTTTCCCTATACACAGAAGTAAGATCAGTTTCTTTAATTATCTGCTCACAAATATTATTCCACGATTACTGAGTCCTTTGATATATGGTGTCCGAGATCAGAGGTTTGCAAAAgaattaaagaaacattttgcttgtaaacatttatttctaaGGACTGTGCCCCTATAA